The Prevotella herbatica genome contains the following window.
ACTCCAGACTGTAGGTGAAAATAAGTTTGCTAATTACAACGACGTCATCATCAAAATGGCTAACCTTAGCGCAATAAACACTGTTGCAGAGAAGACAGCAGATGCAAGCGGATTCATGGTTGGCACAGACGAATATGCCGTTCCTGTTGGTAATCTTATTGATATTGAAGCTGAAATTGAAAAGGCACAAGCCCAAATACAACATCTTGAAGGTTTCCTTATCGGCATTCGCAAGAAGCTAGGCAACGAGAACTTCGTCGCTCATGCTCCCGACGCTGTAGTGGCACTAGAACGCAAGAAGGAAAGTGACTCAGAAGAAAAGATAGCTGCACTAAAGCAGACTATAGAGGAACTTAAAAAGAAATAAGATATGAAGAAAATTCTAACATTACTGTTTGTCACTCTCACAGCCTTCTCTCTTGTTGGCTGTGACCATGACGACCCTAGGACTGTTTATCAATATGAGAACACAACTAAGACCATATTCGTATACATGCCTTGGACTGGTTCAACAACAAGTAGCAACGGAGCTCTTACAGATTACTTTGACATAAACATCACTTCAATGGAGAACGCCATAAATACAAATGGCGGACTTAAAGGAACTGATGTTATTGTGTACAAAGCCAACAGTGCTAGCAAAGCAGTAATGTTCAGAATGAAGTATAATATCACATTAAGAAAATGTGAGCTTGACACATTAGTTACAAACGCCAGCAATAATGCGATAACAAAGGAAAACTTAACAAGTTTACTGAATCAAGTAAGTTCATACAGTAACACTGGTTTGTATTCTATTCTTGTAGGCTGCCACGGAAGTGGATGGACTCCACGAGGAAGTGACGCGACAATGCCAAGAGCAAGTAGAGCTTTTGGTGGTCAAGGATCAGAATTGCAATATGACTTAAGTGATTTGAGTTATGCAATAGCAAACTCAGCAATGAAGAAGGTTGAATTTGTTAGTTTTGACGACTGCTATATGGCTAACGTAGAAACAGCCTATGAACTGAGAGACGTCACCAATTATCTCGTAGCCTCAACAAGTGAGGTTATGGGAGACGGTTTCCCTTATGACACATTGTTTAAGTATATGCTTGGTACGCCAGATTACGACAACATCTGCAAAACTTTCTACAATTATTATATCAAAAGCAGTTATCCGTATGGCGCATTATCAGTTATAAAATGTGGTGATGCAATAAAGCAGATGGCAAGCGTTATGAAAGACATCAACACAACGTATACTTTTGACCAGTCAAAACTTAGTTCGGTACAATACCTTGATGGTTATGACAATAACGTGTTTTTTGATTTAGGTTCATACGTAGAGCAATTAGGAGTTATAGCACCGTTAAGTGCAAACTTCAATACAGCTCTTGAAAAGCTGGTACCTTATACGGTTTATACACCATATATATACACAGCGTACTCTAATTCATACCGCAGTGATACTGATCCAAAGAATCCATACAACACATTCATGGTTAAAACTTTCAGCGGAGTAACAATAAGTGATCCTACATTGAATTTGACAGTAGTAAATTCAAAGAAGAACACTACATGGTGGCAAGCAACACACTAAAATATAAGAAGGAGAATTTCAACAGAAATTCTCCTTTTTTATTTATATAATATTTTAATTACTTCTTAGCATATTCTGCAGCCATTTCAGCACATCTTTCACCATCAATACCAGCAGAAACAATACCGCCAGCATATCCAGCACCTTCACCACATGGGAAAAGTCCAGCAATGCGTACGTGCTGAAGAGTTTCTCTGTCTCTTAATATACGTACAGGACTAGAAGTTCTGGTTTCTGCAGCTATCATTACAGCTTCATTTGTAAGGAATCCATGAGCATTTTTACCAAAAGTCTTAAAGGCTTCCTGTAAACGAGTGCTGACAAATTCTGGCATCCAGAAATGTAAAGGACTACTTATCAGTCCAGGAGCATAAGAACTCTTTGGTAAATCGTAACTGAGATGCTTGTTAACAAAGTCCGACATACGCTGTGCAGGGGCAGTCTGCTTCATATTGCCTTGTTGCCAACAGTTCTTTTCAAACTGTTCCTGAAATCTCATAACGCTTAAAGCATCTTCATTCTCATCGCCAGTCATCTTTGCGCAATCATCAGGATGAACCTCAACAACCATACCGCTGTTACTCCATGCAGTACCTCGGTTACTTGGACTCATACCATTTACAACAATCTGTTCCTTATCTGTAGCAGCAGGTATGACAAAACCACCAGGACACATACAGAAACTATATACGCCACGTCCATCAACTTGTGTTACAAAAGAATATTCAGCAGCAGGAAGATACTTTCCCCTACCATCTTTATTATGATACTGTATCTGATCAATCAGTTCGCTAGGATGTTCAAGACGCACTCCTACAGCAATACCTTTTGCCTCTATCTCGATCTTAGAATCATTAAGATAGCGATATACATCACGGGCACTATGACCAGTGGCTAGGATTACAGGACCATGGAATTCCATTTGTTTCTCATCATTCAAAGAAACAGCCTCAACACCAACAATCTTATTACCTTCAAGTATAAGACTCGTCATCTTAGTAAGGAAATGCACCTCACCACCACAAGCGATAATGGTATTACGCATGTTCTCAATAACGCCAGGTAACTTATCAGTACCTATGTGTGGATGAGCATCAGCAAGGATAGACTCTGAAGCTCCATGCTGACAGAAAACGTTAAGAACCTTATTTACTGATCCACGTTTCTTACTACGAGTATAAAGTTTACCATCACTATAAGCACCAGCACCACCTTCACCAAAACTATAATTGCTTTCGTTGTCAACTTTCTGGGTCTTAGTAATCAAAGCAAGATCCTTTTTTCGTTCACGCACGTCCTTTCCACGTTCAATAACAATAGGGCGAATACCTAGTTCGATTAATCTTAAAGAAGCGAAAAGTCCACCAGGTCCCTCTCCCACAACAATTACTTGCGGACAATTCTCAACATTAGGATATTCAGTAGTAACATACTGCTCATCCTGTGGGAATTCATTTATATATATACGAACCTTTAAGTTGAAAAATACCTGTCTATGTCTGGCATCAATACTTTTATTAAGCACTCTCACCTGATTTATGGTGCGAATGTCTAATCCTTTATCTTCTGCTATAAACTGTTTTATATTCTCTTCAGTGTAAGCCACCTGTGGCAAAACACGAATTTGATATTCATTTATCATGGGTACAAAGTTACAAAAAATGAAGCTAAAATGGAAATTATCAATGAATTAGTTGGCTATAATAATAATTCTTAGTATTTTTGCCCATGAATTCATTCAAATTGTAAGGTTTTGATGTGTTTTTCGAGTTATTTGCCACTTTTGTACTGCTGGTTTTAAGACTCGGCTATGATTATAACCGACAATTAAAGTCTGATTTCATTAGCGAAAAGCCACTATTGTCAAGTGGTCGCACAACTTAAAACCATTAGTAGATGAAAGTATTAAAGTTTGGTGGAACATCTGTTGGTTCCGTACAAAGCATTCTTAGCTTAAAGAGTATTGTAGAGAAAGAGGCTAAAAAACAGCCGATAGTAGTTGTTGTAAGTGCACTTGGTGGCATAACGGACAAATTGATTTCCACATCAACATTGGCACTACAACACGATGATAATTGGAAATACGAATTCGACCAAATGGTTGATCGTCATCATAAGATGATAGACACAATTATCACAGACACAAAAAAACGAGAAGACTTATTCAATACCGTAGATTCTCTATTTGAACAATTGAGAAGCATTTATTTTGGTGTCTACCTCATACATGATTTAAGCGAAAAGACACAGAATGCTATCGTCAGTTATGGCGAACGTCTATCAAGTAATATTGTTGCAGCCCTAATAAAAGGTGCAAAGTGGTTTGACAGTCGCGAATTTATCAAGACCGAACGTATTAATGGCAAAAATGCACTTGACAGTGAATTAACAAATAAGTTAGTAAAAAATACATTTAAAGACCTTCCACATATTTCATTGATTCCCGGATTTATTAGTCGTGACACTGATACTGACGAGATAACCAATCTTGGACGTGGAGGAAGCGACTATACTGCAGCCATTATTGCAGCTGCACTGAATGCTGAAGTATTGGAGATATGGACGGATGTAGATGGTTTCATGACTGCCGATCCAAGAGTTATCAGGACTGCATACACAATTAACGAACTAAGTTATATTGAAGCTATGGAGTTGTGTAACTTCGGCGCTAAGGTAATATATCCTCCTACAATATACCCAGTATGTATAAAGAATATTCCTATCAGGGTTAAGAACACATTCAACCCAGAAAATGAAGGAACGATAATAAAGAATAAGATTAATGATGACAAGAAACCTATCAAGGGTATAAGTTCTATCAACGGAACAGCACTTATCACCGTGACAGGTCTTTCTATGGTTGGTGTCATTGGTGTAAACC
Protein-coding sequences here:
- a CDS encoding clostripain-related cysteine peptidase, with product MKKILTLLFVTLTAFSLVGCDHDDPRTVYQYENTTKTIFVYMPWTGSTTSSNGALTDYFDINITSMENAINTNGGLKGTDVIVYKANSASKAVMFRMKYNITLRKCELDTLVTNASNNAITKENLTSLLNQVSSYSNTGLYSILVGCHGSGWTPRGSDATMPRASRAFGGQGSELQYDLSDLSYAIANSAMKKVEFVSFDDCYMANVETAYELRDVTNYLVASTSEVMGDGFPYDTLFKYMLGTPDYDNICKTFYNYYIKSSYPYGALSVIKCGDAIKQMASVMKDINTTYTFDQSKLSSVQYLDGYDNNVFFDLGSYVEQLGVIAPLSANFNTALEKLVPYTVYTPYIYTAYSNSYRSDTDPKNPYNTFMVKTFSGVTISDPTLNLTVVNSKKNTTWWQATH
- a CDS encoding NAD(P)/FAD-dependent oxidoreductase yields the protein MINEYQIRVLPQVAYTEENIKQFIAEDKGLDIRTINQVRVLNKSIDARHRQVFFNLKVRIYINEFPQDEQYVTTEYPNVENCPQVIVVGEGPGGLFASLRLIELGIRPIVIERGKDVRERKKDLALITKTQKVDNESNYSFGEGGAGAYSDGKLYTRSKKRGSVNKVLNVFCQHGASESILADAHPHIGTDKLPGVIENMRNTIIACGGEVHFLTKMTSLILEGNKIVGVEAVSLNDEKQMEFHGPVILATGHSARDVYRYLNDSKIEIEAKGIAVGVRLEHPSELIDQIQYHNKDGRGKYLPAAEYSFVTQVDGRGVYSFCMCPGGFVIPAATDKEQIVVNGMSPSNRGTAWSNSGMVVEVHPDDCAKMTGDENEDALSVMRFQEQFEKNCWQQGNMKQTAPAQRMSDFVNKHLSYDLPKSSYAPGLISSPLHFWMPEFVSTRLQEAFKTFGKNAHGFLTNEAVMIAAETRTSSPVRILRDRETLQHVRIAGLFPCGEGAGYAGGIVSAGIDGERCAEMAAEYAKK